Genomic window (Aedes albopictus strain Foshan unplaced genomic scaffold, AalbF5 HiC_scaffold_468, whole genome shotgun sequence):
CTTGACAAATCAGGTAAATCCTGGAAAATCCTACGCTTTAAATTTGTACATTATATGTATGCCACAGATATATAAACGTTATTTTTCGATTTGGGTAGTAATGGTTGCCTACTAACATTCCTTCTCTCTTCCTAACTAACTGCAGGGCCGAGGCCGAGGTGATTATAACAGGAGTCACGGTCAGTTATCCGTACAACTAACGCTGAAGTATTTCATTTCCATATTGCACTATCATCAAACTCTATCTCGTATCAACAGCCAAACACTATTTTGCATTTCCCAATCAAAATCCGCAACGTCAACGACCGGTGCGACGAATCAACAACGCATCAACACCACCCGATATGGTAATATTTTTATCGaattccaaaaatacccacagtGCACCACCGGGCCGCGATGATCCACGATTACGTACTAAATAATTCGAACATATCATAGTATCAAGGCAAGGAGCCCAGCGCTCCATCGAACAGCTGAGGATGGTGAATCATATATCGAagactcgtcgtcgtcgttcggttCTGCTAGATACCTGCCTGTTGGGTAAATCCACCAACAGTGCCAACAAGATTTGAGGTGCTGCTGCTACTAGGCTGCTGGCTGCTGCAGTCAGTCAGCAGGTCTCACACAGGGACTCCGATCGAGCAGCTCGCAGCTCGCAGCTTCAGGGTTTTGTTTGGTTGGAATTAAGAATTACGCAAAGTGTACCGCCGGCCGCGCCTCCCGGTACAATCTTTTATATATGCGATTCGGTGGTGTCGATTTGTCATCACTAGTCAATCTCGGTTCAGCTGAGTAGGTTGTGTTGTGTGTTTTCTTCACCCCTAAAGAAGGGGGTTGTTGGTTGGTCGGCGTGGATCGCGCGAAGCTGTAGGTGGATTGTTTTTTTTGGTGAGTGCGTGACGCGGAGAaagtggaaatcctggaagcatgGGTATTTTTAAAGGATTCGCAAAGTTCAACGGCTACACGGTGGCTGTAGCGTGCATTAACTACACACTGACGAAGGTGTTGTCGTCGAATATCGAGGGAAAATTCGTGGAAACATTTTCATGTGAGTTggagaaaatctgaagaaaattcgtgCGAAGGACTAACAAAGTATCCTTGTTTCTAGTTCTAAAGAACCTTCTAGCGACAGCGGAACAGCCGTCATCGGTTTCATACGTAGCACTGCTGATAGCTAGTATTACGCTGTTCCTAGGCATATTCTTGGTAAGTGGTAACACTCCTTCGTGGCATTTGCCAGTCCCTAATGCGTGATCTCACCCCCACAGGAATGCAAAGCTCTAATGGTCCCGTTCATAGTAGCATACATCAAGGTGCTAGATGATGAAACCGGTGGAACCTACAAGATGGCAACGGTGTGGGAGTTGTTCTTTTCGGCCTACGCGGCCTTTACTCTGGTGATGCTGTTCTCGATGGGGATCTGTACCTGTTTCCGCAGTAAGGACGAACGAGATCAAAAGAAGCAACCCTCCTGGATATCCCAGTGCTGCTGGACCTTCTGGGGTTGCCGATGCTGTAGAAGACGGGGCCGAGAAATTTACCCAACGACGCTGGACGCCCACTCGCACTGTTCCTGCGAGACGTTGAATATTCGCACAGCAGGACCTGACGATAAGCACTATCATCGGGTGATATTTGTGTAGGCGGATGACGACTTTGGACGTTGGAAGGTGACGATGACGTAGTCTTTTGATGAAACAGTATTTTTGTTAATCAGCTGCGCGATGACCAAAGAGTTGATGCCAATGAAATGCGGAATGGTTCGAAGGTCCATGACGCGAGCAACCATACCTCTGCGGACCGGAGGGTTGATCATCGAACGATGAACCAGCGATCTTGAACGGATCCTGGTATGACGAAAACGATTACATTACTTAAACGAAAGTCATTCCCACTTTACGAGGAAGTGAGAGAATGATCGCGTGCAATTGCAATCTAGTGAATGGTGAAATTAGTCTTGTGTGTACTCAAAGCGTGAAAGCAGTGATAGAAAATCCTTAGTCAAAACGAAAA
Coding sequences:
- the LOC109408715 gene encoding uncharacterized protein LOC109408715, translated to MGIFKGFAKFNGYTVAVACINYTLTKVLSSNIEGKFVETFSFLKNLLATAEQPSSVSYVALLIASITLFLGIFLECKALMVPFIVAYIKVLDDETGGTYKMATVWELFFSAYAAFTLVMLFSMGICTCFRSKDERDQKKQPSWISQCCWTFWGCRCCRRRGREIYPTTLDAHSHCSCETLNIRTAGPDDKHYHRVIFV